CGAGGAAGCCAAAGAGGCCGAAGCGCCCATCCGTTGCGTGCCGCTTGTGCGGGAGCGTTGGCGCGACGAGCAGCTTTTTGTAACCATTAATCATCCGGGCCGCACGCTCATGTGCCATGTGGCGGATAGCCTGCTGCGCCTGCTGGGCCTGGGCGGTCTGCCGCCTTCCGTGCGTCGCGCTTATGTCCACCCCCTGGAGGACTTTTGGCTGCCCATCCACCCGGTGGTGGGAGAACGCCTGCGCCTGCCCTTTGCCCACGGCGCGCGGCGGTACCCCATCTATGGAAAAGAGCTGACGCACAGGGAGTACACGGCCTGCTACCTGGCCTGCCGCACCGGCGGCGGGGCAGACTTGCTCGTTTTTTTGCGGGATTTGTCGCCCAGCGGGCTGGCTGCCCTGCGCGCTGGCCGCTTCTGAAGAGGACTTGCCAGGGGCGCACCCGTGCTTATGTCCCACGTGCCCCCAACACGCGTTTCATGGTGAAAATGCAGGTAAAACAAAGGAGAATAGCATGTCCGTACTTTTGCTCAACGGCAGCCCGCACCCTAAGGGCTGTACCTACACGGCCCTGTCCGTCGTGGCCGCACAACTGGAAAAAAACGGCATTGAAACCCAAATGTTGCAGTTGGGCGTGAAGCCCATTCAGTGCTGTATTGCCTGCGGCAAGTGCAAGGACACGGGCCACTGCGTGTTCAACGCCGACCACGTCAATGAGGCCATCGACCTGCTGCGCGCCGCCGACGGCTTTGTGGTGGGCTCGCCCGTGTACTACGCCGGACCCAACGGCGGCGTCTGTTCCTTCCTGGACCGTATGTTTTTCTGCAAATCCCAGCCTTATGCCTTCAAGCCCGCCGCCGCCGTGGTGAGCTGTCGGCGCGGCGGGGCCAGCGCTTCTTTTGACCGCCTGAACAAATACTTCACCATCGCGCGCATGCCCGTGGTTTCTTCCCAGTACTGGAATTCCGTGCACGGCAATACACCGGAAGAAGTGCTGCAGGACAAGGAAGGCCTGCAGATCATGCGCACCCTGGGCGACAACATGGCCTGGCTCATCAAGTGCATCGCCGCCGGCAAGGCCGCAGGCGTGGCCACGCCTGCGCCGGAAGCATGGGAGCCCACCAACTTCATCCGCTAGCGCGGGCGTCTTTTGCTCCCTGCCTGCGTCAAAAGGCCGGGGCGGACCGGGCCTGTACCAAGGCGTACTATCCCCGTCCCGCCCCGTTTTTTTYCTTGGCAGGGAGTAAAATCCGTCCCGCGCATTTTTGCAGGAAGCGTCTTTTGCTCCCTGCTTGGGTTAAAAGGCCGGGGCGGACCGGGCCTGTACCAAGGCGTACTATCCCCGTCCCGCCCCGTTTTTTTTCTTGGCAGGGAGCAAAATCCGTCCCGCGCATTTTGCAGGAAGCGTCTTTTGCCCCCTGCCTGGGTTAAAAGGCCGGGGCGGACCGGGTCTGTACCAAGGCGTACTATTCCCGTCCAGGCATAGAGGCGGGGCATTTCAGAGCAGATTCCCTGCTTGAGAATATGTATTCTCAAAATTTACAGCACGCCCGTTCCAGCTTTTCCCCTGCACGTTATCTTTTTCGTGCCTTCCCTTGCCAGACCTCGTTGCAGCGGGTATAGTTTCTCTATGTTGTTCTTCAGTCCCTCCAGATCCTCTCTGCGGAGCCGCATCCCCTGCGGCTTTCCCGAAGAACGCTACTGGCGTTCTCTCTTGTAGCCTCGCGCGCATGTTTCGGTTTCGGCCCTGGTGCGGACCCCGTCCTTGACGGGGCTCTTTCTGTTTTCTTTCTCTGTGAGTTATATATCATGTGCGCGACAAAACCTTATCATTGGCTGTGCCTTGCGGGCGCAATTTTACTGGAGGTGGCGGGAACCACCGTTATGAAACTTTCCCAGGGCTGGCAGTTCGTCCACGCTGCAGCGCTGGGCCTGGGTTGCATGTGGGGGGCCGTGGCCCTATCCTATTATTTGTTGGCCAAGGCCGTCACTGGCCTGCCTGTGGGGGTGAGTTTTGCTTTCTGGGAAGGGCTGGGTCTTACCTGCATCACCCTTTGCGGCGTGCTGTTGCTGGATGAAGCCTTCACCCTGCGGCGGGCTTTGGGCTTGCTCTGCGTACTGGCGGGCGCTTTGCTGGTGCACCACGGCACAGGAAACGGCGAACCTGGCGTTGCCCGTGAGCGCTTGAACGGCGCGGCTCTTGCGGATGATCTGGCGGAACCGGATGTGGGGAGTCTGTGATGCCGGACGCGACTTTTTTTAATTTTTCTCTGGTGCTGGTAGTGTTGGCGGCGGCGCTGGACGTGCTGGCCAACATGCTGCTGGCCCGCTCAGACGGTTTCCGCCGCCGGGGGCCGGGGCTGCTGGCCCTGATGCTGGTAGGACTGGCTTTTTATTGTCTTTCGCTGGCCGTGCGGCAGCTGGATCTTTCCGTAGCCTATGCCTTGTGGGGGGCGCTGGGCTTGCTGGGCACCTCCCTCGGCGGCTGGCTGCTGCTGCGGCAGCGGCTTGCGCCCAGCGCTTTTGCGGGTATGGGGCTCCTGGTTTGCGGCATGGTTCTACTGCGGTTGAGTTAGGGGCGCATGTTGTTGCGCCCCGGCCGTGCGGAAGCAGGACGCTTTTCGTCATCGCCGGGAGTATACACTTTTCAAAGCGGCCTTATCTTTGTTGCCAGCGCACAGCTTTTTGCCTGTGGCGCTGCCTGCCACAGGGGCGCGGATGCCGCCTGGCGGGTAAGCGCAGGGGCACGTCCCGGCACTCGTTGGGCATATGCCTTCAAAGGCGATCTATTTTGAGAAACCGCCGGCAAACGGCGGTGCAAGATTCAGGAATGCAGGATGGAAACGCGGTTTTGGGACTATCTGGAACAATGGCGGCAGCGCTTTCCCCGGCGCAGAGAACTGAGCTGGCACGACGGCTGGCTGCAGAACGGCTACTGTGAGGACTGCTGCTACTGCTGCGGTCCGCAGGATTCTGACGAGCCCTTTCCCATGGCCCTTTTGCCGGGGCAGTTGCGGCCCGGTATGGCCGAGGATTTTTATCTGCTCAACGCGGACACGGCCTATATGGACGCCAGGGGCTGCCGGGCCTGCACGGCCCACGGCTGTCGCCTGCCCCGGCCGCAACGGCCTGTGGCCTGCGGGCTCTTCCCCCTAGTGCTCAATGCGGGCGGCATGTATGTGTACAAGACCTGCCCGGCCGCCCTGTTTACGCCGCTCAGCGAGCTGGCGGACCTGGGACGGCAGGCGGCCCGCTGGCTGCAGGGCTTTCCGCTTAAGGATCTGGAGCATATTGCCCTGCACCTGCCAGCAACGGCGCTGGCCGAGCGTTATATTTCCCTGAGCCTGCCGGTGTACGCTCCGGAAGCGCCGCAAAGGGCGGACGCAGAGGCCACGGCGGGTGCGGCGGACCGGGCGCGCAAAGCCGCGTCCGAGCCGGCAAAGACGGCGCCGTGCCGCCGCTGAACAGGCATATGTCCAGCGACGGCAGCGGGCAGCCGCAAACAGGGCAGCTGCAGAGGGGTCAGTCGCAGACGCCTTCGTGTTCCGGGCCTTCTGGAACTTCACAGGCCTGCTGACGTTTGCCCGTGCCGTGGCATTCGTAGCAGGCCGTGCCGTCGCTGTTCTTGCCTGTGCCCCGGCAAGCGGGGCAGGTAGTGTAGTCGTCATTTTTTTGCGTTTTTGGGGTGCTCATAGTCGGCCTCCTTGGTTGGATGGAGCATGAATATATGGTACGCAACCGGGAGCCGGGGCGCAACTGTGCGCTTGTGCGCCCCGGCAAAAGGAAGCGGTCATGCCGGAATTGCCGGAAGTGGAAACCGTGGCCCGCACCCTGCGTCCGCAGGTGCAGGACTGCCGCCTGGGCGCGGCGCAGGTGCTGCGGTCCAGCAGCCTGCATCCTCTGAGTTTGCCCCTGGAACGGCTGGCGGGCGCGCGGGTGGCGGCGGTGGGACGTCGCGGCAAGCTGCTTTTGCTGGACCTGGACCCTTCGGCTGCTGTGGATACAGCCCTGCGCGCGGCCACAGGCCTGCGCCTGGCTATCCATTTGCGCATGACGGGCCGCGTGCGCACGGTGGAAGCCGCCTGCCCGCCAGGGCCCTACACCCGTTGTGTTTTCGCCCTGCGCACGCCGGTGGGCGAGGCGCGGCAGCTCTTTTTTGACGACGTGCGGGCCTTTGGCCTGGTGCTGGCCGCCACGCCGGATATTCTGGCCCGCTGGTCATTCTGGCGAGATCTGGGGCCAGAGCCGCTGGACCTGAAGGCTGCGGATTTTGCGGCCCTGCTGCGGGGGCGCGGGTCTGCCCTCAAGGCTGTGCTGCTGGACCAGAAAGTCCTTGCGGGCGTGGGCAACATCTATGCGGATGAGAGCCTTTTTGCCGCCGGGCTGGACCCCCGCCGCAAGGCGGACACGTTGCGCCCGGCCCAGAGCGCCCGCCTGCTGCACTGCCTTCAAGACGTGCTGCTGCGCTCCATTGCCCAGTGCGGCAGCTCCATCCGCGATTACCGCGACGCCAACGGCGACGTGGGCGCGTTTCAGAATAGCTTTGCCGTTTATGGTCGGGGCGGGGAGGCCTGCGTGCGCTGTGGTCGCCCCCTGCAAAAGCTGCGCGTGGCCGGTCGCTCCACGGTCTGTTGCCCGCACTGCCAGCGTTGAATAGCAGACCCTGAAGCCGGGGTATGCTGAGCGTCAACAGGGGGCGTCGCCGCAGGGCGTCGTCCTGTCTACAGCGAATCCATAAGGCAGAGGGCCGGGGTCAGTTCGCCCAACGTGTCGATAAGGGCCATGTTCTCGCTGTAGTCCACGGGGCAGGCCACCAGAGAAACGCCCGGTTCGTCCAGAGCCCGGTGCAGGGTGGGGCGCAGCTCCGCCGCGCTGGCCACCTGGTAGCCTTTGGCGCCAAAGCTGGCCGCATAGGTCACGAAATCCGGGTTGGCAAAGTCCACGCAGGCGTGTGAGCCTGAGGCCATGTCCATTTTCCACTTGATGAGGCCGTAGCTGTCGTCCACCCAGACCAGGATTTTGAGGGGAATATTCTCCCGCACGGCTGTTTCCATTTCCTGCGAATTCATGAGAAAGCTGCCGTCGCCCATGACGGCCAGAACCTTGCGGTCCGGGTGGGCCAGGTGCGCGCCTATGGCTCCGGGCAGAGAAAAGCCCATGGTGGAAAGTCCGTTGGAGATCAGGCAGGTCAGCGGGGCGTAGGTGGGGTAGAGGCGAGCCATCCACATTTTGATGGCCCCGGTGTCGGCCAGGACGATATCCTCGTCGCCCATGACGGCGCGGATATCGGCCACCAGGCGCTGGGGCTTGAGCGGGAAGGCGTCGCTTGTGCGGCCTTTGTCCAGCTCCGCCTCCACCAGCTGGCGGATGGTAGCCCCGCGCCCGGCCGAAAGCAGGGGCCCTTCACCCAGAGCCTTGGAAAGCGCCGCCAGGGCCAGGCCCACATCCGCCGTGATGTTGACCGTGGTGGCGTAGTGGGCGTCCGTGTCCGGCAAAAACGTGTTGATGTGGATGATGGTTTTGTCGCCCCCCGGATTGATGCGTTCCGGGGTGAACTCCTGCAGCTCGTAGCCCACGGAAAGGATCACGTCCGCCTGGTCAAAAGCGCAGTTTTCATAATCGTGGCGCATGAAGCCGATGACGCCCAGGGACTGCGGGCTGCGGTCGCTGATGACGCCCTTGCCCATGAAGGTGGTGGCCACGGGCGTCTGGTAGCGTTCGGCAAAGGCCGCCAGCACCGGGGCATTGCCCGTGCGGGCCACGCCGTGCCCGGCCAGGATTACGGGCTTGCGCGCAGCGCGCAACAGACGCGCGGCTTCGGCCACCGCCGACGGCGAAGGGATGGCTTTGGCGTTTTCCGCCGTGCGCAGGGGGCGGGCCCCTTCCGGGGCCGGGGCGGCCTCCACGTCTTCGGGCAGGGCCAGGTAGGCCGCGCCGGGGCGCTCCTCCTGCGCGGTCTGAAAGGCCTTGCGCGCCATTTCCGGCAGGGATTGCGGGGTCAGCACCGTGTCCGCCCACTTGGTCACGGGGCGGAACATGCCCACCAGGTCAACAATTTGGTGGGACTCTTTGTAAATGCGTTTGAGGCCCACTTGGGCGGAAAGGGCCAGCAGCGGGCTGGAATTGGTCTGGGCGTCGGCCACGCCCTGCAAAAGATTAATGGCCCCAGGCCCCAGCGTGGCGGCGCAGACGCCCGCCTTGCCCGTGAGCCGGCCATAGATGTCGGCCATAAAGGCCGCACCCTGCTCGTGCCGGGCCAGGATGAAGCGGATGTCGCCGGAATCGGCCACGGCGCGCACAAAATGGATGTTTTCTTCGCCGGGAATGCCGAAAACGTAGCGGACGCCCTCTGCCCGCAGGCATTCCACCAGCAGTTGAGCGACGTTCTGTGCAGCCATGCGCGCCTCCGAAGTGATGGGATGTTTTCCTGATAAGCTAACAGGTCCGGAAAGGAAAGAAAAGCCCGCGCCACGCTTGCGGCCCGGCGGGCTTGCCCCTATTCTGTGCGTTACGGAGGGACTATGGCCGCGTATGCCCAACAATGGAAGAAACTTCTGGCTCCATGGCGCAAAACCAGCGACGCGCGGCGTGAGGATACGCTGAACGCGGTGCGCAATCCTTTTTTGGTGGATTACGACAGGCTGATCTTTGCCAGTTCGTTCCGGCGGCTGGCCCGCAAAACCCAGGTCCACCCCCTGGTGCGCAACGACCACATCCACAACCGTCTGACCCATTCGTTGGAAGTGGGCTGCGTGGGCCGCTCCCTGGTCATGACGGTCGGGGCCGCCCTGCAGGAGCGCGGCGACCTGCCCGCACCCTACGGGCCGGAGCACCTGGGGCAGATTGTCCAGGCCGCCTGCCTGGCCCACGACATCGGCAATCCGCCCTTTGGTCACGCCGGGGAGGAGGCCATCCGTGACTGGTTTTGTGATCAGGCGGGGAAAAACGGCTGTTTTGGCCCGTTGCGTGAAGAGGAGCGGGCCGATTTTATGGCCTTTGACGGCAACGCGCAGGGCTTTCGCGTCGTCAACGCGCTGGAGAACAACAAGGACCGCGGCGGTCTGCGTCTGACCTTTCCGGTCGTCGCCAGTCTGGTTAAATATCCGCGGTCCGCCCGTGAGGCCCTGGACCGCCACAGTCGCAAATTCAATTTTTACACGGCGGAGAGGGAGCTTTTCGCCGAGATTTTTCAGACCCTGGGGCTGGGGGACGGCCCCTGGCAACGGCATCCGCTCTCTTACCTGCTGGAGGCGGCGGACGACATCTGCTACCGCATTATCGACATGGAGGACGCGCGAGAACTGCGCATCATCGGTTACGCTGACCTCTTCGCGGTCATGAAGCCGCTGCTGGTGCCGGGCGGGGCGGACCGTCTGGAGCGTATGGATTCAGACCGGCGGCGCTCCGGCATGCTGCGCACCCTGGCTATGGGAACCATTATTCCTTCCGTGGCCCGGACTTTTATGGAGCGCTATGAAGACATTATGCACGGCGCGCTGGAAGGCGATCTGCTGCGCCACGCGCAGCCCCAGGTGCGCGACTTTATGGACGCCGCCAAAGAGATATTTAACGGCAAGATCATGAACGACCCCCAGAAAACCGCACTGGAAATAGGCACCTATACCCTGTACCGACGGCTGCTGGACGTATTTATTCCGGCCTGCTGCAATTCGTGCGGCAACGTGCCCATGAGCTATCGCGAAACCCGCGCCCTGACCCTTATGGGGGCCAACGCGCCGGGCGTGGACGACAACCTGTATACCGCCTGCCTGCGGGTGGTGGATTTTGTTTCAGGCATGACCGACGACTACGCCACCTTTGTTTCCCGTCAGTTTTCCGGCACTGCCGGCGGCAGGGACCACTGACGGGCCAACGGGGGACAGACCTTTGCCCTACAGGGCAATGCAGGGCCGCAGCGCCTGGGCTGCGGGCGGCAGGGCCCGCAGGGCGTCGTTCTGCCAGTCAAGGGCGTTCAGAGTCAGGTCGCGCAGGATCTCGTAACTTTCCGCCAGGGTGCGCCGGTCCGTGTCAATGACGGCATGGGCCTCACGCGGGGTATCAAACGCGTCCGAAACGCCGGAAAGCCGGGTGACCAGCCCCTTGGCGGCGGCACTGTAGAGCCCCTTGGTGTCGCGCTGCAGCAGGGTGGTGAGGCCGCAGCGCACCCAGACTTCACGGTAGCGGGGCAGCAGCTCGCGGTTTTTGCGCCGCATGTCCGCATAGGGCGTGATGGCAGCCACAATGCAGA
This is a stretch of genomic DNA from Desulfovibrio legallii. It encodes these proteins:
- a CDS encoding flavodoxin family protein codes for the protein MSVLLLNGSPHPKGCTYTALSVVAAQLEKNGIETQMLQLGVKPIQCCIACGKCKDTGHCVFNADHVNEAIDLLRAADGFVVGSPVYYAGPNGGVCSFLDRMFFCKSQPYAFKPAAAVVSCRRGGASASFDRLNKYFTIARMPVVSSQYWNSVHGNTPEEVLQDKEGLQIMRTLGDNMAWLIKCIAAGKAAGVATPAPEAWEPTNFIR
- a CDS encoding DMT family transporter gives rise to the protein MCATKPYHWLCLAGAILLEVAGTTVMKLSQGWQFVHAAALGLGCMWGAVALSYYLLAKAVTGLPVGVSFAFWEGLGLTCITLCGVLLLDEAFTLRRALGLLCVLAGALLVHHGTGNGEPGVARERLNGAALADDLAEPDVGSL
- a CDS encoding SMR family transporter gives rise to the protein MPDATFFNFSLVLVVLAAALDVLANMLLARSDGFRRRGPGLLALMLVGLAFYCLSLAVRQLDLSVAYALWGALGLLGTSLGGWLLLRQRLAPSAFAGMGLLVCGMVLLRLS
- a CDS encoding chaperone protein, coding for MSTPKTQKNDDYTTCPACRGTGKNSDGTACYECHGTGKRQQACEVPEGPEHEGVCD
- the mutM gene encoding bifunctional DNA-formamidopyrimidine glycosylase/DNA-(apurinic or apyrimidinic site) lyase; the encoded protein is MPELPEVETVARTLRPQVQDCRLGAAQVLRSSSLHPLSLPLERLAGARVAAVGRRGKLLLLDLDPSAAVDTALRAATGLRLAIHLRMTGRVRTVEAACPPGPYTRCVFALRTPVGEARQLFFDDVRAFGLVLAATPDILARWSFWRDLGPEPLDLKAADFAALLRGRGSALKAVLLDQKVLAGVGNIYADESLFAAGLDPRRKADTLRPAQSARLLHCLQDVLLRSIAQCGSSIRDYRDANGDVGAFQNSFAVYGRGGEACVRCGRPLQKLRVAGRSTVCCPHCQR
- a CDS encoding acetolactate synthase large subunit — translated: MAAQNVAQLLVECLRAEGVRYVFGIPGEENIHFVRAVADSGDIRFILARHEQGAAFMADIYGRLTGKAGVCAATLGPGAINLLQGVADAQTNSSPLLALSAQVGLKRIYKESHQIVDLVGMFRPVTKWADTVLTPQSLPEMARKAFQTAQEERPGAAYLALPEDVEAAPAPEGARPLRTAENAKAIPSPSAVAEAARLLRAARKPVILAGHGVARTGNAPVLAAFAERYQTPVATTFMGKGVISDRSPQSLGVIGFMRHDYENCAFDQADVILSVGYELQEFTPERINPGGDKTIIHINTFLPDTDAHYATTVNITADVGLALAALSKALGEGPLLSAGRGATIRQLVEAELDKGRTSDAFPLKPQRLVADIRAVMGDEDIVLADTGAIKMWMARLYPTYAPLTCLISNGLSTMGFSLPGAIGAHLAHPDRKVLAVMGDGSFLMNSQEMETAVRENIPLKILVWVDDSYGLIKWKMDMASGSHACVDFANPDFVTYAASFGAKGYQVASAAELRPTLHRALDEPGVSLVACPVDYSENMALIDTLGELTPALCLMDSL
- a CDS encoding deoxyguanosinetriphosphate triphosphohydrolase; this translates as MAAYAQQWKKLLAPWRKTSDARREDTLNAVRNPFLVDYDRLIFASSFRRLARKTQVHPLVRNDHIHNRLTHSLEVGCVGRSLVMTVGAALQERGDLPAPYGPEHLGQIVQAACLAHDIGNPPFGHAGEEAIRDWFCDQAGKNGCFGPLREEERADFMAFDGNAQGFRVVNALENNKDRGGLRLTFPVVASLVKYPRSAREALDRHSRKFNFYTAERELFAEIFQTLGLGDGPWQRHPLSYLLEAADDICYRIIDMEDARELRIIGYADLFAVMKPLLVPGGADRLERMDSDRRRSGMLRTLAMGTIIPSVARTFMERYEDIMHGALEGDLLRHAQPQVRDFMDAAKEIFNGKIMNDPQKTALEIGTYTLYRRLLDVFIPACCNSCGNVPMSYRETRALTLMGANAPGVDDNLYTACLRVVDFVSGMTDDYATFVSRQFSGTAGGRDH
- a CDS encoding adenylyl-sulfate kinase: MTPVIWLLGLSGSGKTTLGSLLRLYLEGQGQTVTLLDGDRFRRAHGFCGFTPEDRRRHIDALRDAALQEQALGRVCIVAAITPYADMRRKNRELLPRYREVWVRCGLTTLLQRDTKGLYSAAAKGLVTRLSGVSDAFDTPREAHAVIDTDRRTLAESYEILRDLTLNALDWQNDALRALPPAAQALRPCIAL